A single window of Rubripirellula lacrimiformis DNA harbors:
- a CDS encoding TlpA family protein disulfide reductase — translation MEKWISGLTLSLVALAAGGCSSSTSQPEAGADSYAASEPSTDAATPKSGAGDSLAGTAADLGADGQMLPAVPRISEGPESMPSDPGRAPVVRDPTSADLAASDSPVDRPMELLRQPPAEPIAAVGGIPMTLDDSDPGSDRRMPQRDLKADLSPEKLVEFLAGADHDMQTIVSGQSGITDPAEAREMLLRIVRMKLEASRRLATGESVSEAMKSEGSRGQLQALSHLAALGDLKSAEQLETLAEQNLTSNDPRLVSDSRLVLIGFAIERLQNGSPDAAAQIVDYVDTLASTSAADDVPAMMVMGEARDKLASYGHDLEAKRVRDAIIDLFADSPDVSIAQMAAQLAGNVLFDDIDTLREQVLAGQSVSADAWKESVETLIDESADLQTVQYLAGAALEFEGAEPIAEPGGSDLAALVDTTYEVLRRRFADPESATGREVELAVSAKQARKNVVGRIFDPALPTVGDSPLAISDYRGKIVLMPFWATSFPESLQIVPMLSEIAAQYPSDVAIVGMNLDAAGAPLKEFIAESSIDFPSYRAESSATQRVANPVAAQFGLVSMPFVVILDQDGRVAALDFTGRVTGPTVQGLLK, via the coding sequence ATGGAAAAGTGGATCAGTGGCCTGACTTTGTCGTTGGTCGCTTTGGCGGCTGGTGGTTGTTCGTCGTCAACTTCCCAACCGGAGGCGGGGGCGGACTCGTATGCGGCTTCCGAGCCGTCGACGGATGCAGCCACGCCCAAGTCGGGCGCGGGCGATTCGTTGGCTGGGACTGCTGCTGATCTGGGCGCCGATGGCCAGATGCTGCCGGCGGTTCCTCGGATTTCGGAAGGCCCCGAATCGATGCCCTCCGATCCTGGTCGAGCGCCGGTGGTTCGTGATCCGACAAGTGCAGACCTGGCCGCGTCGGATTCGCCGGTTGACCGGCCGATGGAGCTGCTTCGTCAGCCGCCTGCGGAACCGATCGCTGCGGTGGGCGGCATTCCGATGACGCTGGACGACAGTGACCCGGGCTCCGATCGCCGCATGCCTCAGCGTGATTTGAAGGCCGACTTGTCGCCTGAAAAATTGGTGGAGTTCCTGGCCGGAGCCGACCATGACATGCAAACGATCGTCTCGGGTCAGTCGGGGATCACGGACCCCGCAGAGGCGCGTGAGATGTTGCTTCGGATCGTGCGGATGAAGCTTGAAGCGTCACGCCGATTGGCGACCGGCGAATCAGTGTCCGAAGCGATGAAGTCGGAGGGTAGCCGTGGCCAACTGCAGGCTCTGTCGCACCTAGCCGCTCTGGGCGATCTGAAGTCGGCCGAGCAACTGGAGACACTGGCCGAACAGAATCTAACCTCGAATGATCCCCGCCTGGTTTCCGATAGCCGGTTGGTGTTGATCGGGTTCGCGATCGAGCGACTGCAGAACGGAAGCCCCGACGCGGCTGCCCAAATCGTGGACTATGTCGACACGTTGGCGTCGACGTCGGCGGCCGATGACGTGCCGGCGATGATGGTGATGGGCGAGGCCCGTGACAAACTGGCTAGCTATGGTCACGACCTGGAAGCCAAGCGGGTTCGCGATGCGATCATCGATCTGTTCGCCGATTCCCCCGATGTGTCGATCGCTCAGATGGCTGCCCAGTTGGCGGGCAACGTTCTGTTCGATGACATCGATACTTTGCGAGAACAAGTTCTGGCTGGCCAGTCAGTTTCGGCCGACGCTTGGAAAGAATCCGTCGAAACGCTGATCGATGAGTCGGCTGATCTGCAGACGGTCCAGTATTTGGCAGGGGCAGCACTCGAGTTCGAAGGGGCTGAGCCGATCGCCGAGCCTGGCGGTTCGGACTTGGCCGCACTGGTCGACACGACCTATGAAGTGCTGCGTCGGCGGTTCGCCGATCCTGAATCCGCGACAGGCCGCGAGGTCGAGTTGGCGGTCAGTGCCAAGCAGGCTCGCAAAAACGTCGTCGGACGAATCTTTGATCCGGCGCTGCCCACGGTCGGCGATTCGCCACTGGCGATTTCCGATTACCGCGGCAAGATCGTGCTGATGCCGTTCTGGGCCACCAGCTTTCCCGAGTCGCTGCAGATCGTTCCGATGCTGTCCGAAATTGCGGCCCAGTACCCCAGCGACGTTGCGATCGTGGGCATGAACCTGGACGCGGCGGGAGCACCGTTGAAAGAGTTCATCGCCGAATCGTCGATCGATTTCCCAAGTTACCGAGCCGAATCGTCGGCGACTCAGCGAGTGGCCAATCCAGTGGCGGCACAGTTCGGTTTGGTGTCGATGCCGTTCGTGGTGATCCTGGACCAGGACGGACGAGTGGCGGCATTGGACTTTACCGGCCGAGTGACGGGACCAACGGTCCAGGGACTGTTGAAATAG